Genomic segment of Arachis hypogaea cultivar Tifrunner chromosome 16, arahy.Tifrunner.gnm2.J5K5, whole genome shotgun sequence:
ATCATTACACATcaccaatatttaaaaaaaaaaataatgaaagattTCGGGGTATGaatcttagaaaaaaaatatagttgtaattttttttagagtaaagtatcgtttttgtctccaacgttttgggtaaatcttatttgtgttcctaacgtttaaatcgtcctatttgtatccctaacgtttgtagtgatttaatgttatcctgccgtcaattacacatcatgagcgctttagtttgagttttaaaaatctcttcttgaggttagaatacaaatgtctgggattgaatcgatgatctactccgaaaaatagctcatcaaatgttgaaactaattcctacaacatttacataattcacttttctagggatataattgaatctaaacacaaatagtgggtacaatattaaaatcgaacacatccaagtgagacctaattgaaaatgaatacatccaagtgagaataattgaaaaatataatttgatttgttagtataattgatagtaggataacattgaatcacttttataaacgttaaggatacgaataggacgatttaaacgttagggacacaaataggacttaccccaaacgttggggaaaaaaacgatactttactcttttttttaacaAACATGTAATCCACGGATACGGATGTGTTATTTGTGAACGTCCTTTGGTTTAATCTCAAGTCCAAAATTGTTCCCTCCACCCTGTTTTAGGGTTTAGCGGTTTTACCACTGAGTTCACCTGATAACCACAGATTCTGCACTTTTCCGGTCGATTTTCGACTCTGATTTCTCGCGTCTTTTGTTTTCTGCAACCCACTGTAAGTAAGACCTCTCTActtccaatttcaatttcatcGCTAAAAAGTAGTATCTCACACTCACAATATGGTTTAATTTTTTACTCTTATCAATATTGTCGCTgtattcttgttttcttctccttcCTTCTCTCTTTACCGCGAAGAGTGGGTTTTGTTCTGCTCTGCATGTTATTGCTCGAGAATATTAGGGTTTATATGTGGTTCAGAACGAGCTTCGTTATGTtgcttttttatttgatattcgTTCGGATATAAGATACATTGCTGAAGATAGACTTAAAAAAATCGACCAGGAAAAATCACGTTGTtatttcaatttgattttgagCATCATAATTTCGAATTTTTATCGTAATTACTTGAATTGCTGAGAGAGATATATCAATTATGCATCAGTTCAATTGGTTAGACCTTGAAGTTGTGTGATATATGTGATGTGCAGGGTACATTGATTTTACGCTGAAGCCGACGAAATTATGGCGGATTTAGAGAATTTGCTTTTGGAGGCTGCAGGGAGGACCGGGAGAAACCGAAATTCTATTCCGCCTTCTAGAAGAGGACGTGATGATGGGTATTCGGATGGTGGGACTGACTCTAGGGAGGATGATTCCGATGGTGAGATTGGTTATGCTGGCAGAAAGCCCTCTGGATCTCAAGTTCCTCTCAAGAAGAGATTAGATCCAGCGGAGAGGGATGATAATGAGGGAAGTCAGGAAGAAGGGGGTGATGATGTTGATGGCCGTTCTGATCATGAGGATGATAGTAGTAGCGAATCGAATATTGGCGATGATCTTTATAAGAATGAAGATGATAGACGGAAGCTTTCTGAGATGACTGAACTTGAAAGAGAGATGATATTGTCGGATAGGGCTTCTAAAAAGGATGATAAAAATCTGCTAGGGAAGATAGTGTCAAAGCGGGAAAAAGGAAAGGCAAGTGTACCTAGAAAACAGACTCCTCCTCTCCCATCATCTCGTGTGCGTTCATCAGCCAGATCTGCTGACAGATCAACTGCCAAGGATGATGCGTTAAATGAACTGCGTGCAAAGCGTTTGAAACAGCAGGATTCAGAGGCAAACCGCAAGATGACAGAGGCATCTGGAGGTTCAGGGACTGGATTTTTAGCCAAGCACAGACCTTTCACTTCAACAGGCTTTAGTAGCTCAAGTCAAAGTGAGAGTGAAAGTGGATCTCATAGTGAcgatgaaagaattgttgacagTGATGATGACAGGGCATTATCTGGATTTGAGGGTCCTTCATTTGAGGATATAAAAGAAATCACCATTCCCCGGTCAAAACTTGCAAAATGGTTTATGGAGCCTTTCTTTGAGGAGTTAATTGTTGGTTGTTTTGTGAGAGTTGGCATTGGTAGATCAAAGTCTGGGGCTATTTACAGGCTATGCATGGTGAAAAATGTTGATGCGACAGATCCTGATCGACAGTACAAATTAGAGAATAGAAGCACACACAAGTACTTAAATCTTGTCTGGGGAAATGAAACTTCTGCTGCAAGGTGGCAAATGGCTATGGTTAGTGACTCTCCTCCACGAGAGGAGGAGTTTAAACAGTGGCTTAAGGAACTGGAGCGAACTGGTGGTCGGATGCCAATCAAACGAGATGTGTTAGATaaaaaacaagctataaaaaaGATCAACACGTTTGTTTACTCAGCAGCTACTGTAAAGCAGATGCTACAAGAGAAAAAATCTGCCTCATCAAGGCCGCTAAATGTTGCGGCTGAAAAGGATCGCCTGAGGAATGAGTTGGAAAAGGCAATACTTATGCATAATGAAGCTGAAGTGGAGAGGATCCGGGCAAGGCTGCAGGAATTGGAGGCATCCAGGGAAGCTAGGGAGAAGAATGCTAAGGCATTGAGGCTTGCTGAGATGAACAGAAAGAACaggtttgaaaacttaaaaaatgcTTCCGACTTAAAGCGGAAAGCTTTGAAAGCAGGGGATGCAGGTTATGATCCATTTTCCAGGAGATGGACTAGATCAAGGAACTATTATGCTGCAAaacctggtgaagaggctgctgACAGAAACAACAGTGCTGGCAGCAAAGTGGCCATTGCAGGAAGCACTATCCCGAATGTAGCCGTGAACGCAGAGGCTGGCATGGTGGCTACAGCTGTGGCCTTGGAAGCTGCTGCTGATGCTGGGAAGTTAGTTGACACAAGTGCACCCGTCGATCAAGGGACAGAGTCAAACATGCTTCACAATTTTGAGCTGCCGATTTCATTATCATCGCTTCAAAGGTTTGGGGGATCCCAAGGAGTTGAGGCAGGGTTTATGGCTAAAAAGCAGAAAGTAGAAGCAACAGTTGGATTTAGAGTCCCAGAAAATGATGGAAGAAGGCACGCGTTGACATTAACAGTTAGtgattacaagagaagaaggggGCTCCTTTGAAATTGCTCCTACTGTCATACTTGTTGAGGTTAACACTTCCTTTCAGATAGGTATTTTTATCATTTGGGAACACTCTTCTAGGTATTAATATTTGTTCCGATTCTAGGTATTAATATGCACATAAAGTCAAGTTTCATGCTTAATGCCAATGTATTATTATTTAGAGATAATAACAATGTTCTTGTGTGTGTTTAGATTATAATGTGAAATTAGGATGAGTTATGCCATATCTTACAAACAAATATGTTTAATAAGCCCTAAATCTTTAACCAGGAAAGTTAGGATTTTTAATCTTTTTCCAACTTATTAATTATAGAGTTCTAGAGTCCAAATTTCATCTTAGGATGCTGGTCATATTGTTAAGTTATAGGATGGATATAACTAACGTTGTTTataatgtattatttatttatttattagaattataaTTCAGTTTGCTTACATAATCCAACCCATATGAATTAgttataaaaaccaaaataaaacttTGTTGAAGTGTTGCAATACTGACTCTCGTTTGGGGGCACTCCACTACCCGCCGTGATACAATTAGACAAGATCTGGGATTTGGTCTTCAAAATCTCTGCAATTCAACGCCAATGGTTATATCTCAATACGATGAGTTATTTATCGGCATCatctttaatttgaattttactcCCATCATAGTGAAATGTTTTGATATTATCATATTGTTTGACATGTCATCTAAAAATGCTGAACATAACACGATTAAATTGTGTCACGTATATACATGTATATGTATTTTTGTTCCCGGGTTTTGTTTTCCCGATTATTAGATGAGGTGTTGGATATTACATTAAAAGATTGAGGTATATGTGAACATAACTTTTCCTCCATAACTTAAATACATTGATTTCTCAATATAAGCAACAATCCATTCAAAGTGAACGAAGTATATAAATAAATCACGGAGAGTTACAATGAATGATATATAAATGCTTTTTTTGAAACTTTAAATAAACTGTTCTAACTAAGTGTAAACTGACAAAGACTGAAAGACCAAATAATGGATAAGAATTCTTGAAATATTGAATGTGTGAGTTTGTGATGTAATATTTAATATTGgaatttatctaatttatttgaaCGAAAAAAAGTATTTAATAAGATAATTCTTTATAGAGAAACtatgaatttaaattattaatgtattatAATATacttattaaagaaaattaaaatttccaGTAATAGTAATTACAGACTAAAATGCTATCTTAATAATTATGCACATTTGTAAATCAACTTATATTTATATCGGGGGACAGAGGGAGTATCATATTATTCAATCACAACATTAAAAGAGTTTGACTGTAATGAAGAGGTTTGACTATGATTAAATCTAAACGCATCTCAAAGTTTCTTATGGCATTTAGCGgacagaaaaagagaaaaaccacAGAAAGGAATATCTCTCCCCACGAGCTGAAAGATGCAATAAATGATTTCGTTGAAAAAGCATTCTAACTTACGTGGCATGATGTGATAGGTCATCTAAATAAAAGGATTAAATTCATTAGGTATTATTATCATATTTCCTTCAATGTCTCTTATTATAAAGTCTTATCCTCTTCCAAAAACACTGCACAAagattccttctttttttttttctctccttaaAATCCCACCCTGCATGTTGCCAAAACTCAAGACCCTGTtcatataaaatacataataCACTCTCTATCTCTCCATTCATAGTTCAATTCCATGGCTGAAGATAATTCATCAAACTCCAACAACCTTAGAATCACCATTGAAAGAAACCCTTCACAGTCACGCCTCTCTGAACTCAACATCAAGTGTTGGCCCAAGTATGTTATGTTATGTGCCTTCTTTTTTTATAGGTATAGTATTTAATgtgaaataataattatataattgatAATCTCAGATGGGGTTGTTCTCCTGGGAAGTACCAGTTGAAATTTGATGCAGAAGAGACATGCTATTTGCTGAAAGGGAAAGTGAAGGCATACCCAAAAGGTTCATCAGATTTTGTTGAGTTTGGTGCTGGTGACCTTGTTACCATTCCAAAGGGACTTAGTTGCACTTGGGATGTTTCTGTTGCAGTTGATAAGTACTACAAGTTTGAATctgaatcttcttcttcttcgtcttcatgATCATGATAATATTCAACACCATCATCATGatcttgttaattaattaatgtattagtagtatatattattactattattcgaGTTATTAATATTAACACTGATTTAATTTTATGACATTAATTAGTAAATCAATATaagtttttattgaaattaaatttatgtTTGTTAGTTTTATGGCCCCTACTACTACTCTTTGTCCATTTATGAGTGTTTGGTTGTGGTGATGAGAACTGAATTTAGATGCCTGACATATGAGAGAGATGATAGTAAATGGTATTATTTGGTCAAAGACAAAAGAGGAGAAAACAAATCAGTCAATGCATGTCCTATTCAAACCAATCTCCTTTACGTGTTTATAAGACTTAAAATGCAACTTTTATTGTTCCTTTGACTGGTCAAATTCATTTTggatatttctcttttatttattcattctcTCTTTTAATAATTCCTGATTTTTATGTCGGACCCTACCAATGTGGAATAGATCTATATGATGGATATTTGGAGTTTTGGACTCATAGCATGTTTAATGCATGTTTAACGTGATAGcctttttatttttacaatttttagaaattatactaAGTTTTTACcaataacttttttatttgacCTCTCAAAATAGGTGTCTTTATTTAGAAACTTATTACTActaaaaatctcaatcaaattacaGATTTACAGCCACTGAGTCACATTCCTTTTCTTTAATTATGTATGATATTAAATTTAAATCTAAAACGTCTGACGAGATGATAAAGTGtcagtcaattttttttttctcactttGAGGATAAGtgtaattttttactatacattttataaatgaaagaaaaaaaatgataaaaaaatattaaaaaaataaaaattacattttatacttttaattgcaaaagaaatcgaaagaatttatttctaatgtcAAACATGTTATTCACCAAATGTATGGAATATGAATATTTTATTGAGTTATCGTgtctatatatttaatatattttgtaaaTTTATTCGATACTTATTTGACACACGTATTTTTTGTGTCTAAttgtatattaataaaaaataaaaaatatatatgtttgattttatttttattctatatttttgaaatggtttAGATATAATGTATTtattagggttaagtatgattttggtcacTAAGGTATAagtcgaaaattttttttgtctctaaCTTTTtctttgcatacaaaatcgttcctaagatttaacttgattttaaaaattgtccttaacttagagaccaaaatcgtacAGAGATAGCGGTAAAAGTAGAGGCAGAGGTAGATTGTGGacagcttcttctttttcttccctttccctttcttcttctttctaccCTTTTTGTAGGAACAGAaacactttctttcttttattttttttgttatgggtaatttggtttaaaattttaatatttaagtaaaaaagatgattttaaaacTTGGGTTTAAACTTTAGGGATAATTTTATATGCAAAATAAGGTTAggaacgaaaaaaattttcagcctataccttaaagaccaaaattatatttaaccctatttattatttattaaaactaaacattatttttaaataattaaaaaatatccaacacacaaaaaaatattaatttatattttaatattaataaaatattattataatttttaaaatatattttatattttatatacctCATATCCATGTGTTATAAAAAACTCGAATTGAATTAAACTCCATGTGGGTCTCTAAGATTGTTGAGTTATACTTATTTGTTCTTTGACTTTTTAATTgctataatttgatttttaaatttgaaaaactgCACCAATGTAATTACTCATATCCGTCAGTGGAGTTTAACGGCATTAATGACGTGACTCAAGTTGGACAACGGCATTAATGACGTGACTCAAACTggatatattaaaaaaatgatgtAACTCAAGTTGGATAACGACGTTAGTGACGTGACTCAAACTAGATATATTAAAAGTCGCTGAGGtgatttattttagttttgtaaataaaaaatgctATGCGTACGTAAAAAATAAATTACCAATTAAGTTatgatatatttgtgtataaacgtgtattgtttaagttattttaatgtatattctaTTTTAACatctattttatattagtagttgATTATGATTAACTTTAGATTGTGTCACACTATCATAGTCAACACTCAACTCAAGACATTGAGTCAATGTCTATCGTTGCAAAACAGCATCAAGAATTCCATTTCTCTTTCGAGGTTCTAGC
This window contains:
- the LOC112758807 gene encoding protein RTF1 homolog; the protein is MADLENLLLEAAGRTGRNRNSIPPSRRGRDDGYSDGGTDSREDDSDGEIGYAGRKPSGSQVPLKKRLDPAERDDNEGSQEEGGDDVDGRSDHEDDSSSESNIGDDLYKNEDDRRKLSEMTELEREMILSDRASKKDDKNLLGKIVSKREKGKASVPRKQTPPLPSSRVRSSARSADRSTAKDDALNELRAKRLKQQDSEANRKMTEASGGSGTGFLAKHRPFTSTGFSSSSQSESESGSHSDDERIVDSDDDRALSGFEGPSFEDIKEITIPRSKLAKWFMEPFFEELIVGCFVRVGIGRSKSGAIYRLCMVKNVDATDPDRQYKLENRSTHKYLNLVWGNETSAARWQMAMVSDSPPREEEFKQWLKELERTGGRMPIKRDVLDKKQAIKKINTFVYSAATVKQMLQEKKSASSRPLNVAAEKDRLRNELEKAILMHNEAEVERIRARLQELEASREAREKNAKALRLAEMNRKNRFENLKNASDLKRKALKAGDAGYDPFSRRWTRSRNYYAAKPGEEAADRNNSAGSKVAIAGSTIPNVAVNAEAGMVATAVALEAAADAGKLVDTSAPVDQGTESNMLHNFELPISLSSLQRFGGSQGVEAGFMAKKQKVEATVGFRVPENDGRRHALTLTVSDYKRRRGLL
- the LOC112758808 gene encoding uncharacterized protein codes for the protein MAEDNSSNSNNLRITIERNPSQSRLSELNIKCWPKWGCSPGKYQLKFDAEETCYLLKGKVKAYPKGSSDFVEFGAGDLVTIPKGLSCTWDVSVAVDKYYKFESESSSSSSS